The following coding sequences are from one Epilithonimonas vandammei window:
- the hutG gene encoding formimidoylglutamase, with protein MFDWTGRFDGEEESYHRIFQRVKTETDYETINPNDFVLHGLAVDEGVKRNKGRVGAEEAPNIIRKNISNFPVVNSKFSLRDFGNIKCDNNDLESAQNLLAEKVSKALLKQGKSVVLGGGHEVTFAHYSGIKKAFPNQKIGIINFDAHFDNREPENGLASSGTGFWQIAQEGEIHSLHIGIQKNSNTQKLFEIADNFGMKYILADEIYSENIPNIMFAINSFLEDVDVVYVTICMDVFNASIAPGVSAPAYNGIFADRQFMQIYHHILSSEKTKALDVAEVNPNFDIQERTARLAASLVNEWFMI; from the coding sequence ATGTTTGATTGGACAGGTCGTTTTGATGGCGAAGAAGAATCATACCACAGGATTTTTCAACGAGTGAAAACCGAGACGGATTATGAAACTATTAATCCTAATGATTTCGTTTTACACGGCCTTGCTGTGGATGAAGGTGTGAAACGTAATAAAGGTAGAGTAGGAGCAGAGGAAGCACCAAATATTATCAGAAAAAATATATCCAATTTTCCAGTTGTTAATTCCAAATTTTCTCTGAGGGATTTTGGAAACATCAAATGTGATAATAATGATTTGGAATCTGCACAAAATTTATTAGCCGAAAAAGTTTCGAAAGCATTATTAAAACAAGGAAAATCTGTTGTTTTAGGAGGCGGACACGAAGTTACCTTTGCACATTATTCTGGAATCAAAAAAGCTTTTCCAAACCAAAAAATCGGAATCATTAATTTTGATGCTCATTTTGATAACCGTGAACCAGAAAACGGATTAGCAAGTTCTGGGACAGGTTTTTGGCAAATTGCTCAGGAAGGCGAGATTCATTCTTTGCACATTGGAATTCAGAAAAATAGTAATACTCAAAAATTATTCGAAATTGCGGATAATTTTGGAATGAAATATATTTTAGCTGACGAAATTTATTCTGAAAATATTCCGAATATAATGTTCGCAATCAACTCGTTTTTAGAAGATGTGGACGTTGTTTACGTTACGATTTGTATGGATGTTTTCAATGCGTCCATTGCGCCTGGCGTCAGTGCGCCAGCTTATAACGGGATTTTTGCAGACCGTCAATTTATGCAGATTTACCATCATATTTTATCATCAGAAAAAACCAAAGCATTGGATGTGGCAGAGGTGAATCCCAATTTTGATATACAGGAAAGAACCGCAAGATTAGCCGCAAGTCTTGTGAACGAATGGTTTATGATTTAG
- a CDS encoding HAD family hydrolase, whose product MKRDSIIFDLDGTLWDASETVVRAFKDSIQAIGFDINLTSQTVRDFSGMKMDDIFTQYFSFVPKGKLHEFETIYAEKESQYLQQFGGELFPNVKETLEKLVGNYQLFIVSNCMKGYI is encoded by the coding sequence ATGAAGAGAGACAGTATTATTTTTGACTTAGACGGAACACTTTGGGACGCTTCGGAAACAGTAGTCAGAGCTTTTAAAGACAGCATTCAAGCGATTGGATTCGATATCAATCTTACTTCTCAGACTGTTAGAGATTTTTCTGGAATGAAGATGGACGATATTTTTACACAGTATTTCAGTTTTGTTCCCAAAGGAAAACTGCACGAATTCGAAACAATTTATGCTGAAAAAGAAAGTCAATATCTTCAACAGTTTGGAGGCGAATTATTTCCGAATGTCAAAGAAACACTAGAAAAATTAGTAGGAAATTATCAACTTTTCATTGTCAGCAACTGTATGAAAGGTTATATCTAG
- a CDS encoding HAD family hydrolase has translation MFQDFECFGNYGLPKDKNIRMIVERNNLQNPVYVGDTIWDKESSEKAGVDFIYAAYGFGKIENPKVQIQNFEDLITLEF, from the coding sequence TTGTTTCAAGATTTCGAATGTTTCGGTAACTATGGTTTGCCAAAAGATAAGAACATCAGAATGATTGTGGAACGAAATAATTTACAAAATCCAGTTTACGTTGGCGATACTATTTGGGACAAAGAATCTTCTGAGAAAGCTGGCGTTGACTTTATTTATGCAGCTTATGGTTTTGGAAAAATCGAAAATCCAAAAGTTCAGATTCAAAATTTCGAAGATTTAATTACATTAGAATTTTAA
- a CDS encoding DUF2911 domain-containing protein: MKNLIIAASLLVGVSTFSQAKIDPTKLNYMSVDVSPMDAVYYPLQVTSSKSDTPKVKVVYSRPQKKNRVVFGNLVKYGEIWRFGANENSEIRFYSPVKIGGKEIPAGTYSIFAIPFEKEWTIILNSETDKWGAYFYDKSKDVVRFNVPVEKTASPIEYFSVTFVQTKSGADLYAGWDNSQVKFPIEFK, from the coding sequence ATGAAAAACCTAATTATCGCCGCTTCTTTATTAGTAGGAGTTAGCACATTTTCTCAAGCGAAAATTGACCCAACAAAACTGAATTATATGTCAGTTGACGTAAGTCCAATGGATGCAGTTTATTATCCACTTCAGGTGACTTCTTCCAAATCCGATACACCGAAAGTGAAAGTGGTTTATTCTCGTCCTCAGAAAAAGAACAGAGTAGTCTTTGGAAACTTAGTAAAGTATGGAGAAATCTGGAGATTCGGAGCCAACGAAAATAGTGAGATCAGATTTTATTCTCCTGTAAAAATAGGTGGGAAAGAAATTCCTGCCGGAACTTACAGTATTTTCGCAATTCCGTTTGAAAAAGAATGGACAATTATTTTAAATTCTGAAACAGATAAATGGGGAGCTTATTTCTATGATAAAAGTAAAGATGTTGTGAGATTCAATGTACCTGTTGAGAAGACCGCTTCTCCAATCGAATATTTTTCTGTGACATTTGTACAGACAAAATCGGGAGCAGATCTGTACGCAGGTTGGGATAATTCTCAGGTTAAATTCCCGATTGAATTTAAATAA
- a CDS encoding methionine aminotransferase codes for MAFKLPNSKLPDVKTTIFTEMSLLAQQENAVNLSQGFPDYQPDENLIKYLGNFAKQGQNQYAPLFGIKELREEISMKFNLQYQVDYQPDSEINVTTGATQGIFTIISAFVEKGDEVIIFEPAYDCYEPAIILNGGIVKNVKMLYPNYEINWNEVKNLVSEKTKMIIINNPNNPSGKILKQKDIDELISIVKNTDIIILSDEVYESITFDEKPHLTLAKYPELKERTFVVGSFGKLLHITGWKIGYVCAPSDLMNEFRKVHQFNVFCVNTPAQFAISKYLQNVDDFQSISTFFQTKRDYLKSALKETPFELLDCEGTYFLSASFGAISDKQDKDFCYWLTKEHKVATIPFSAFYKDKTDEKVIRFCFAKEQETLEKAIEKLLKIKI; via the coding sequence ATGGCATTCAAATTACCAAACTCCAAACTTCCTGATGTGAAAACGACGATTTTCACAGAGATGAGTTTGTTGGCTCAGCAGGAAAATGCAGTCAATCTCTCTCAGGGATTTCCAGATTATCAACCTGATGAAAATTTAATCAAATATCTCGGAAATTTTGCAAAACAAGGACAGAATCAATATGCGCCTTTGTTTGGAATCAAAGAATTGCGAGAAGAAATTTCTATGAAATTTAATCTTCAATATCAAGTTGATTATCAGCCCGATTCTGAAATTAATGTTACTACTGGAGCAACTCAAGGAATTTTTACAATCATTTCTGCTTTCGTAGAAAAAGGAGATGAAGTGATTATTTTCGAGCCCGCTTATGACTGTTACGAACCTGCAATTATTTTGAATGGCGGAATCGTAAAAAATGTCAAAATGCTTTATCCTAATTATGAAATTAATTGGAATGAAGTCAAAAATCTGGTTTCCGAAAAAACCAAGATGATCATCATCAACAATCCGAATAATCCGTCCGGAAAAATCCTGAAACAAAAAGATATTGATGAACTGATTTCTATTGTAAAAAATACAGACATCATTATTCTAAGTGATGAAGTTTATGAAAGCATCACTTTCGATGAAAAACCTCATCTGACATTAGCCAAATATCCTGAACTGAAAGAGAGAACTTTTGTTGTTGGTTCTTTTGGAAAATTGTTGCACATCACGGGTTGGAAAATCGGTTATGTATGCGCACCTTCGGATCTGATGAATGAGTTTAGGAAAGTTCATCAGTTCAATGTGTTTTGTGTGAACACGCCAGCACAATTTGCCATTTCTAAATATTTACAGAATGTGGATGACTTCCAATCAATCTCAACATTTTTCCAAACAAAAAGAGATTATCTTAAAAGCGCTTTGAAAGAAACGCCTTTCGAGTTATTAGATTGTGAAGGAACTTATTTTTTGTCTGCCAGTTTTGGCGCAATTTCTGATAAGCAAGACAAGGATTTTTGTTACTGGCTAACCAAAGAACACAAAGTTGCAACTATCCCATTTTCTGCATTTTACAAAGATAAAACCGATGAAAAAGTGATTCGTTTTTGTTTTGCTAAAGAACAGGAAACATTGGAAAAAGCCATAGAAAAGTTATTAAAAATTAAAATATAA
- the miaA gene encoding tRNA (adenosine(37)-N6)-dimethylallyltransferase MiaA has product MKRLISIVGTTGIGKTRLAIDLANHLDTEIISCDSRQFYKEMKIGTAMPTDEELAEAKHHFVGNLSVNDYYSIGLFEEEALQKLDEIFARKNVAIMVGGSGMYEKAVVEGMNDLPVADEENQQKLISIFENEGVEVLQKMLEELDPDYFSVVDKDNPRRLFRAIDIIWQTGKTYTENLSTPKSKRNFETFRIGIDAPREVIYERINLRVDKMMEKGLLEEARGLIADREKVALQTVGYSELFRYFDGEWDLDFAIEEIKKNSRRYAKRQTTWNRKLENVNWVNYDNSLQEALSLLSKLRDSEIL; this is encoded by the coding sequence TTGAAACGTCTTATCTCCATCGTCGGAACTACAGGAATTGGGAAAACAAGATTGGCAATCGATTTGGCTAATCATCTCGACACAGAAATTATTTCCTGTGACTCTCGGCAGTTTTACAAAGAAATGAAAATTGGAACTGCAATGCCGACTGACGAAGAATTAGCCGAAGCAAAACATCATTTTGTTGGTAATCTTAGCGTCAACGATTATTATTCAATAGGACTTTTTGAAGAGGAAGCTCTGCAGAAACTCGACGAAATTTTTGCCAGAAAAAATGTTGCAATAATGGTTGGCGGAAGCGGGATGTATGAGAAAGCCGTTGTAGAAGGGATGAATGATTTGCCAGTAGCTGATGAAGAAAATCAACAAAAACTGATTTCGATTTTTGAAAACGAAGGTGTCGAAGTTTTGCAGAAAATGTTGGAGGAATTAGATCCAGATTATTTTTCGGTCGTAGATAAAGATAATCCGAGAAGATTATTTCGAGCCATTGACATCATTTGGCAAACCGGAAAAACTTACACCGAAAATCTTAGTACACCAAAAAGCAAAAGAAATTTTGAAACCTTTAGAATTGGGATTGATGCACCAAGAGAAGTAATTTATGAAAGAATCAATCTTCGTGTCGATAAAATGATGGAAAAAGGGTTGCTGGAAGAGGCTAGAGGTTTAATTGCTGACCGAGAAAAAGTGGCTTTGCAAACCGTTGGTTACTCGGAGTTATTCCGATATTTTGATGGAGAATGGGATTTGGATTTTGCAATAGAGGAAATCAAAAAAAATTCCAGACGATATGCCAAACGCCAAACAACGTGGAATAGAAAGTTGGAAAATGTAAATTGGGTCAACTATGATAATTCTCTCCAAGAAGCATTATCTTTGCTGAGTAAATTAAGGGATTCGGAGATTTTGTAA
- a CDS encoding thioredoxin family protein, with translation MSNTPSNMLALGTKAPDFKLPNPSKNNELQSLESLKGKKGTLVVFMCNHCPFVLHIIDKLEELYEDYKSQGIEFIAINSNDVDRYPADSPEMMVDFVDERNIQFPYLYDESQDVAKAYEAACTPDFYFFDENLSLIYRGQMDDSRPGNQKEITGEDLIIAFENLLAGAEQEDFQKPSLGCNIKWK, from the coding sequence ATGTCAAACACACCGTCAAATATGCTGGCTTTAGGAACAAAAGCTCCGGATTTTAAACTTCCTAATCCGTCAAAAAATAACGAATTGCAAAGCCTTGAATCTTTGAAAGGAAAGAAAGGAACTTTGGTTGTTTTTATGTGTAACCATTGTCCGTTTGTTCTTCACATCATCGATAAATTAGAAGAATTGTACGAAGATTATAAATCTCAAGGAATAGAATTTATTGCCATTAATTCTAATGATGTAGATAGATATCCAGCAGACTCTCCAGAGATGATGGTAGATTTTGTAGATGAAAGAAATATTCAATTTCCTTATTTATACGATGAATCTCAAGATGTAGCAAAAGCTTATGAAGCAGCTTGTACACCAGATTTTTACTTCTTCGATGAAAATCTGAGTTTGATTTATCGTGGTCAAATGGATGATTCTCGTCCGGGAAATCAAAAAGAAATTACAGGAGAAGATTTAATAATCGCTTTCGAAAATCTTTTAGCAGGAGCCGAGCAGGAAGATTTCCAGAAGCCAAGTTTGGGTTGCAATATCAAATGGAAATAA
- a CDS encoding NUDIX hydrolase, translated as MENLKYCPKCGQESLQWNNITRFSCSNCDFVLYHNTAAAVAVIIQCKEELFFTIRNQEPGKGKWDLSGGFTDPKETSEETCSRELNEELGLKINPKEFKYLGSQPNIYPYKNIDYNTLDLFYLYEVEEKFEIQLEESEISETIWVKASELDLDKIAFESQKRFLKNYITKN; from the coding sequence ATGGAAAATTTGAAATACTGCCCAAAGTGTGGCCAGGAAAGCTTGCAATGGAATAATATTACCAGATTTAGTTGTAGCAACTGTGATTTTGTTTTATATCACAACACAGCGGCGGCAGTTGCGGTAATCATACAATGTAAAGAAGAATTATTTTTTACCATTAGAAATCAAGAACCTGGAAAAGGAAAATGGGATTTATCTGGCGGTTTTACAGATCCAAAAGAAACCTCTGAAGAAACTTGCTCCAGAGAATTGAATGAAGAATTAGGTCTGAAAATCAATCCGAAAGAATTCAAATATCTGGGAAGTCAGCCGAATATTTATCCTTACAAAAATATTGATTACAATACTTTGGATTTGTTCTATCTATATGAGGTGGAGGAAAAATTTGAAATCCAGTTAGAAGAATCTGAAATCTCTGAAACGATTTGGGTTAAAGCTTCGGAGCTTGATTTGGACAAAATCGCTTTTGAATCTCAGAAACGATTTTTGAAAAATTATATTACAAAAAATTAG
- the xerD gene encoding site-specific tyrosine recombinase XerD, with protein MNWSEKIEDFSNFLKFEKNFSGNTLDAYMRDVRKLESFTISELDNLSPQNITYENLQEYIYQLSKNKISERSQARAISSIKAFFKFLLEDDYRTDNPATLLEGPKLGLYLPDTLSEEDINRIITCIDNSTDIGKRNKCILEVLYGCGLRVSELIDLKISNINFKESYIMVEGKGEKTRLVPLANTTAEFIRSYINTVRNKTKINKKYEDTLFINSRGTNMSRVIVFIIIKELTQKAGISKSISPHTFRHSFATHLLQNGADLRFIQEMLGHSSITTTQVYTHLKTEELRDVILNFHPRNRNITS; from the coding sequence ATGAACTGGTCCGAAAAAATTGAGGACTTCTCAAATTTTCTCAAATTTGAGAAAAACTTCTCTGGAAACACACTAGATGCTTACATGAGAGATGTTCGCAAGCTTGAGAGCTTTACTATATCAGAACTAGATAACTTGTCACCTCAAAACATTACTTACGAAAATCTCCAGGAATATATCTACCAGCTTTCTAAAAATAAAATCAGCGAAAGATCCCAAGCCAGAGCAATTTCATCAATAAAAGCGTTTTTCAAATTCCTTTTGGAAGATGATTACAGAACAGATAATCCTGCCACACTTCTAGAAGGTCCTAAACTTGGTCTTTACCTGCCCGACACTCTAAGTGAAGAAGATATTAACAGAATCATTACTTGTATAGATAATAGTACCGATATAGGAAAAAGAAACAAATGCATCCTAGAAGTTCTTTACGGCTGTGGACTGCGTGTATCTGAACTGATAGATTTGAAAATCTCCAATATCAACTTCAAGGAAAGCTACATAATGGTAGAGGGAAAAGGAGAAAAAACAAGATTAGTTCCTTTAGCAAATACAACAGCGGAGTTTATCAGGAGTTATATTAACACTGTAAGAAATAAAACTAAAATCAACAAAAAATACGAAGACACATTATTTATAAACAGCCGAGGCACGAATATGTCCCGTGTTATTGTTTTCATCATCATTAAAGAACTGACTCAGAAAGCGGGAATTAGCAAGAGCATATCTCCTCACACGTTCAGGCATTCTTTTGCGACCCATTTACTGCAAAACGGCGCAGACCTAAGATTTATTCAGGAAATGCTTGGCCACAGTAGCATTACCACCACCCAAGTATATACACATTTGAAAACGGAAGAACTCAGAGATGTTATTTTAAATTTTCATCCAAGAAACAGAAATATCACTTCATAG
- a CDS encoding deoxycytidylate deaminase, with amino-acid sequence MKYNKFDIAYLKMATEWANLSYCKRKKVGALIVKDRMIISDGYNGTPSGYENNCEDDDGKTNWFVLHAEANAILKIASSTQSCKGATLYITMSPCKECSKLILQSGIEKVVYMTGYSDDSGLEFLKNAGIELLNIKEQELYKT; translated from the coding sequence ATGAAATATAACAAGTTCGATATTGCTTATCTGAAAATGGCTACCGAATGGGCAAATCTTTCTTATTGCAAAAGAAAAAAAGTAGGAGCTCTTATTGTGAAAGACAGAATGATTATTTCTGACGGATACAACGGAACACCTTCTGGCTACGAGAATAACTGTGAAGATGATGATGGAAAAACCAACTGGTTTGTTCTTCATGCAGAAGCCAACGCCATATTGAAAATAGCGAGTAGCACACAATCCTGCAAAGGCGCCACATTATACATCACAATGTCACCTTGCAAAGAATGCAGTAAATTGATATTACAATCGGGAATCGAAAAAGTGGTCTACATGACAGGCTATTCTGATGACAGCGGATTAGAATTTCTAAAGAACGCAGGAATTGAGCTTTTAAATATTAAAGAACAAGAATTATACAAGACATGA
- a CDS encoding enoyl-CoA hydratase-related protein, producing the protein MNYESITLTLDNKIAVLTINRPESLNALNAQVFTDLDSAFDFLKDEKSVNCIIITGSGEKAFVAGADIKEFSKYGNEQAKELSKRGHIVFQKIENMNKPVIAAINGFALGGGLELAMACHIRYASENAKLGLPEVTLGLIPGYGGTQRLPKLVGKGIANEIIFSAKMITAEKAKSIGLVNEVFSSEELISKTQELAKNIVKNSPQGIAKAIHAVNMSDTEKGMEFEIESFGELFSQEDFKEGVTAFLEKRKPVFS; encoded by the coding sequence ATGAATTACGAAAGCATAACTTTAACCTTAGACAATAAAATTGCAGTTCTTACCATTAACAGACCAGAAAGCCTTAATGCCCTAAACGCGCAGGTTTTTACAGATCTGGATAGTGCATTTGATTTTCTGAAGGATGAAAAATCTGTTAATTGCATCATCATTACAGGGAGCGGAGAAAAAGCTTTTGTAGCAGGTGCAGATATAAAAGAATTTTCTAAATACGGAAACGAGCAGGCGAAAGAATTATCGAAAAGAGGCCACATTGTTTTTCAGAAAATTGAAAACATGAATAAACCGGTAATTGCAGCAATTAATGGCTTTGCACTAGGTGGAGGATTAGAGCTTGCAATGGCTTGCCATATCAGATATGCTTCTGAGAATGCAAAATTGGGATTACCGGAGGTTACCTTGGGTCTGATACCTGGCTATGGTGGAACACAAAGACTGCCAAAGCTTGTTGGAAAAGGTATTGCAAATGAAATAATCTTCTCGGCAAAAATGATCACTGCAGAAAAGGCAAAATCCATCGGATTGGTAAATGAAGTGTTTTCTTCCGAGGAACTGATATCCAAAACGCAGGAACTTGCAAAAAACATTGTGAAAAACTCTCCCCAAGGGATTGCAAAAGCAATTCATGCCGTAAATATGAGTGACACTGAAAAAGGAATGGAATTCGAAATTGAATCTTTTGGTGAGTTATTTTCGCAAGAAGATTTCAAAGAAGGTGTTACTGCTTTTTTAGAGAAAAGAAAACCTGTTTTCAGCTAA
- a CDS encoding septal ring lytic transglycosylase RlpA family protein: MFFIIFSCSSRTRGGVYRHTNVSFYADRFQGKPTSSGEIYRHSSMTASHGSLAFGTKVEIVNVENEKSVTVTVNDRGPLKSSRAFDLSQGAFKKIARLDQGVVKVKYRILK; this comes from the coding sequence ATGTTTTTTATCATTTTTTCTTGCAGTAGCAGAACCCGTGGCGGCGTTTACCGGCATACCAACGTTTCGTTTTATGCAGATCGATTCCAAGGGAAACCAACATCAAGCGGAGAGATTTACAGGCATTCTTCTATGACTGCATCTCACGGTTCGCTTGCTTTCGGAACCAAGGTAGAGATTGTTAATGTAGAAAATGAAAAATCGGTAACTGTCACGGTTAATGACAGAGGTCCGTTGAAATCATCAAGAGCGTTTGATCTCAGTCAGGGTGCTTTCAAAAAAATTGCAAGGCTGGATCAGGGGGTTGTTAAAGTAAAATACAGAATTCTAAAATAA
- the eno gene encoding phosphopyruvate hydratase, producing MSYISFIEARQILDSRGNPTIEVDVFTESGAMGRAAVPSGASTGEHEAVELRDGAPEFLGKGVLKAVENVKEIIAPELIGLPVFEQNLIDAVMIDLDGTSNKGKLGANAILGVSLAAAKAAAAELRMPLYKYVGGVNANTLPVPMMNVINGGSHSDAPIAFQEFMVMPVKADSFSHALRKGTEIFHSLKSILHGRGLSTAVGDEGGFAPTFTGTEDALDTLLQAIEKAGYKPGDDVMIALDCAASEFYKDGVYDYRKFQTPDAPVFSSSEQVSYLAELANKYPIISIEDGMQENDWAGWKELTDKIGDRVQLVGDDLFVTNVERLSRGINEGIANSILVKVNQIGSLSETMAAVQMAQHNRYTTVMSHRSGETEDSTIADLAVAQNCGQIKTGSASRSDRMAKYNQLLRIEEALGETAVFPGLDAFKIKK from the coding sequence ATGAGTTACATTTCATTCATCGAGGCAAGACAGATTTTAGATTCCAGAGGGAATCCAACAATAGAGGTAGATGTTTTCACGGAAAGTGGAGCAATGGGACGCGCAGCTGTTCCTTCTGGTGCATCTACCGGCGAGCATGAGGCAGTAGAACTGAGAGACGGGGCACCGGAATTTTTAGGTAAAGGTGTTTTGAAAGCAGTTGAAAATGTAAAAGAAATCATCGCTCCGGAATTAATTGGTCTTCCTGTATTCGAACAAAATCTGATCGATGCTGTAATGATTGATCTTGACGGAACTTCTAATAAAGGAAAATTAGGAGCTAATGCAATTTTAGGTGTTTCTCTTGCTGCTGCAAAAGCTGCTGCTGCTGAGCTGAGAATGCCGCTTTATAAATATGTTGGTGGTGTAAACGCAAATACACTTCCTGTTCCAATGATGAACGTGATCAATGGTGGATCTCACTCAGATGCGCCAATCGCTTTCCAGGAATTTATGGTGATGCCGGTAAAAGCAGATTCTTTCTCTCATGCTTTGAGAAAAGGAACTGAGATTTTCCACAGCTTAAAATCAATTCTGCACGGTAGAGGTCTTTCTACTGCTGTAGGTGATGAAGGTGGATTTGCGCCAACATTTACAGGAACTGAAGATGCTTTGGATACTTTATTACAAGCTATCGAAAAAGCGGGTTACAAGCCTGGTGATGATGTAATGATTGCTTTGGATTGTGCCGCTTCAGAATTCTACAAAGACGGAGTTTACGATTACAGAAAATTCCAGACGCCGGATGCGCCAGTTTTCTCAAGCAGTGAGCAGGTTTCTTATTTGGCAGAATTGGCAAATAAATATCCAATTATCTCTATCGAGGATGGTATGCAGGAAAATGACTGGGCTGGTTGGAAAGAACTAACGGATAAAATTGGAGACAGAGTTCAATTAGTAGGTGATGACTTGTTTGTAACTAACGTAGAGAGACTTTCCAGAGGAATTAATGAAGGGATTGCGAATTCGATTCTGGTAAAAGTTAACCAAATTGGTTCCCTTTCTGAAACTATGGCAGCAGTTCAAATGGCGCAGCATAATAGATATACGACAGTAATGTCTCATAGATCCGGAGAAACAGAAGATTCTACAATTGCCGATCTTGCTGTTGCACAAAACTGTGGACAGATCAAAACAGGTTCTGCTTCCAGATCCGACAGAATGGCGAAGTACAACCAATTATTGAGAATTGAAGAAGCTCTTGGAGAAACAGCAGTTTTCCCAGGTTTGGATGCGTTCAAAATCAAAAAATAA
- a CDS encoding citrate synthase translates to MSDNKVTLNYDGKSFEYPIVDSTIGDRGIDISKLRDQTGLITLDLGYKNTGATISEITYLDGDKGELFYRGYPIEQIAEKSNFTEVMYLLLHGELPSTEQFSSFENNIKKYNFVADELKKLIDVFPRSAHPMGVLSSLTSALTAFNPKAVDVKSKEELDLAAELMIAKFSHLCAWTYRKTQGLPINHGDNSLNYVENFYKMAFRLPYEEFEIDPVVVEALDKLLILHADHEQNCSTSTVRMVGSAHTGLFASISAGVSALWGPLHGGANQAVIEMLEMIEKDGGDVSKYVAKAKDKEDSFRLMGFGHRVYKNFDPRAKIIKKAADDILGKLGIQDKALDIAMQLERVALEDDYFVERKLYPNVDFYSGIIYRALGIPTEMFTVMFALGRLPGWISQWKEMRLKGDPIGRPRQVYQGAEKRNYVDIASR, encoded by the coding sequence ATGTCTGATAATAAAGTTACATTAAATTACGATGGGAAAAGCTTCGAATATCCAATCGTAGATAGTACTATCGGTGACAGAGGAATAGATATTTCCAAATTGAGAGATCAAACAGGATTGATTACTTTGGATCTTGGTTACAAAAATACAGGTGCTACAATTAGTGAAATTACTTACCTAGATGGTGATAAAGGGGAATTATTCTACAGAGGTTATCCTATAGAGCAAATCGCTGAAAAATCAAACTTTACAGAAGTAATGTACCTTTTACTTCACGGAGAATTACCATCAACAGAACAGTTCAGTTCTTTTGAAAACAACATCAAAAAATATAATTTTGTTGCAGACGAGCTTAAAAAGCTAATCGATGTTTTCCCTCGCTCTGCGCATCCTATGGGCGTTTTGTCTTCTTTAACTTCTGCTCTTACAGCGTTCAATCCAAAAGCGGTTGATGTTAAATCTAAAGAAGAATTAGATCTTGCAGCAGAATTAATGATTGCAAAATTCTCTCATCTTTGTGCTTGGACTTACAGGAAAACCCAAGGTTTACCAATTAACCACGGAGATAATAGTCTTAACTATGTTGAGAATTTCTATAAAATGGCGTTCAGACTTCCTTATGAGGAGTTCGAAATTGATCCTGTTGTAGTGGAAGCGCTTGATAAATTGTTAATCCTTCATGCGGATCACGAGCAAAACTGTTCTACATCTACAGTGAGAATGGTTGGTTCTGCGCATACAGGATTATTCGCTTCTATTTCAGCTGGTGTTTCAGCTCTTTGGGGTCCGCTTCACGGTGGTGCCAATCAGGCGGTAATCGAGATGCTTGAAATGATCGAAAAAGACGGAGGAGATGTTTCTAAATATGTCGCTAAAGCAAAAGATAAAGAAGATAGCTTCAGATTGATGGGCTTCGGTCACCGAGTGTATAAAAACTTTGATCCAAGAGCAAAAATTATCAAGAAAGCTGCTGATGATATCTTAGGAAAATTAGGAATTCAAGACAAAGCGCTTGATATCGCTATGCAACTGGAAAGAGTGGCGCTGGAGGATGATTATTTCGTAGAAAGAAAACTATATCCGAATGTGGATTTCTACTCAGGAATCATTTACAGAGCGTTAGGAATCCCAACGGAAATGTTTACTGTGATGTTTGCGTTAGGAAGATTGCCAGGATGGATCTCTCAGTGGAAAGAAATGAGACTAAAAGGCGATCCTATCGGAAGACCAAGACAGGTTTACCAAGGTGCAGAAAAACGTAATTATGTAGATATTGCAAGCCGATAA